A region from the Clostridium beijerinckii genome encodes:
- a CDS encoding NAD(+) synthase — protein MDFIKVASACPKTRVADVDYNVENILLCINDARDKGNKFIVFPELCITSYTCGDLFLQEYLINKSLDGINQILNATRDSDILIAVGAPLISGSVLYNGAFLLFKGSVLGIVPKSYLPNYSEFYEKRWFSEGLSIENEIIDLPFQKDVPFGTNLIFSSNIANFGVEICEDLWVTIPPSSYLSLMGAHIIGNLSASNELVSKMDYRKSLISNQSARTMCSYIYSSAGVHESTTDVLFSGHLLISENGSLLKENNRFQRDNEVISSVVDVFKLKAERMKNLSFRDSSKSINKKPTLINFEFSDTSIKNFDRYIDKHPFVPSFERERELRCKEIFNIQSASLAKRLEHTKSKKAVIGISGGLDSTLALLVIVKTFELLNLDKKNIVTITMPGFGTTDRTYNNAIDLCKELGTDLREINIVKACLQHFEDIGHDKNIHDVTYENVQARERTQILMDLANKENGLLIGTGDLSELALGWCTYNGDHMSMYSVNPSIPKTLVRYLVKYVAENESTEVVRDTLMDILDTPVSPELLPKDKNGEIAQKTEDIVGPYELHDFFLYHFIKHGSIKERIFFLAKIAFKDDYSEEEIEKWLDKFMFRFFTQQFKRSALPDGPKVGSISLSPRGDFRMPSDAEPCWK, from the coding sequence ATGGATTTTATTAAAGTTGCTTCTGCTTGTCCTAAAACTAGGGTTGCTGATGTTGACTATAATGTTGAAAATATTCTACTATGCATAAATGATGCTAGGGATAAGGGAAATAAATTTATAGTTTTCCCTGAACTCTGCATTACGTCTTATACTTGTGGGGATTTATTTTTACAAGAATATTTAATAAATAAATCTTTAGATGGTATTAATCAAATCTTAAATGCTACTAGAGATAGTGATATTTTAATTGCAGTTGGTGCGCCACTTATTTCTGGCAGTGTTTTATATAATGGTGCCTTTTTATTATTTAAAGGAAGTGTTTTAGGCATAGTTCCCAAATCATATCTTCCAAATTACAGTGAATTTTATGAAAAAAGATGGTTTAGTGAAGGACTTTCTATAGAAAATGAAATCATAGACTTACCTTTTCAAAAAGATGTGCCTTTTGGTACAAATTTAATTTTTTCATCTAACATTGCTAATTTCGGAGTTGAAATTTGTGAAGATTTATGGGTAACAATTCCACCTAGTTCTTATCTTTCTCTTATGGGTGCTCATATAATTGGAAATCTTTCAGCATCAAACGAACTCGTAAGTAAGATGGATTATAGAAAAAGTCTTATCTCAAATCAAAGTGCTAGAACAATGTGTAGCTACATATATTCTTCAGCTGGAGTTCATGAATCTACTACTGATGTATTATTTAGTGGTCATTTACTAATAAGTGAAAATGGTTCACTATTGAAAGAAAACAATAGATTCCAACGAGATAATGAAGTAATATCTTCTGTAGTTGATGTTTTTAAACTAAAAGCTGAAAGAATGAAAAATCTTAGTTTTAGAGATTCATCTAAATCTATAAATAAAAAACCTACTCTAATTAACTTTGAATTTAGTGATACTTCTATTAAAAATTTTGATAGATATATAGATAAACATCCATTTGTTCCTTCTTTCGAAAGAGAAAGAGAACTAAGATGTAAAGAAATATTCAATATACAATCAGCAAGCCTCGCTAAGAGATTAGAACATACTAAATCAAAAAAAGCAGTGATTGGAATTTCAGGTGGGTTGGATTCAACATTAGCATTACTAGTAATAGTTAAAACATTTGAATTACTTAATTTAGATAAAAAGAATATAGTGACTATTACTATGCCTGGTTTTGGTACAACTGATAGAACTTATAATAATGCCATTGATTTATGCAAAGAACTTGGAACAGACCTTAGGGAAATAAATATAGTCAAAGCTTGTCTTCAACATTTCGAAGATATTGGTCATGATAAAAATATTCATGATGTTACTTATGAAAATGTTCAAGCAAGAGAAAGAACTCAAATATTAATGGATCTTGCTAATAAAGAAAATGGGCTTTTAATAGGAACCGGTGATTTGTCAGAGCTTGCTCTAGGTTGGTGTACTTATAATGGAGACCATATGTCAATGTATTCTGTAAATCCTTCTATACCTAAGACTCTAGTTAGATATTTAGTAAAATATGTAGCTGAAAACGAGTCTACTGAAGTTGTACGCGATACACTTATGGATATATTAGATACCCCTGTTAGTCCCGAATTATTGCCTAAAGATAAAAATGGGGAGATAGCCCAAAAGACAGAAGATATTGTTGGCCCTTATGAACTTCATGATTTCTTCTTATATCATTTTATAAAACATGGTTCTATAAAAGAAAGAATATTTTTCTTAGCTAAAATTGCTTTTAAAGATGATTATTCTGAGGAAGAAATAGAAAAATGGTTAGATAAATTTATGTTTAGATTCTTCACTCAACAATTTAAGAGAAGTGCTCTTCCTGATGGACCAAAGGTTGGAAGTATTTCTTTAAGTCCTAGAGGAGATTTCAGAATGCCTTCTGATGCTGAACCTTGTTGGAAGTAA
- a CDS encoding nodulation efficiency protein D, giving the protein MGGAIFWLIIAIFAFAIDILTSNFCFMLFSIGAIVAAICGALGIPFMTQIIIFSIISIISLSIGYPWLKKKYKNMHKNTPLMEETYIGKIIESEKQIISKAQVKVNGEYWTVINEGDVINVGEKFIITGIQGIKLKIKKV; this is encoded by the coding sequence ATGGGAGGAGCAATATTTTGGTTAATTATTGCAATTTTTGCATTTGCAATAGATATTTTAACTAGTAATTTTTGTTTCATGTTGTTTTCAATTGGAGCTATTGTAGCTGCAATATGTGGAGCTTTGGGTATACCGTTTATGACTCAAATAATAATTTTTTCAATAATAAGTATAATATCATTATCAATTGGCTATCCGTGGTTAAAGAAAAAATATAAGAATATGCATAAAAATACACCACTTATGGAAGAAACGTATATTGGCAAAATTATAGAGAGTGAAAAACAGATTATTAGCAAAGCTCAAGTTAAAGTTAATGGAGAATATTGGACTGTAATAAATGAAGGAGATGTGATTAATGTTGGTGAAAAGTTTATAATTACAGGAATTCAAGGTATAAAATTAAAAATAAAAAAAGTATAG
- a CDS encoding peptidase, with amino-acid sequence MTLIIVLGVILLLALAIVLASIKIVNTGYLCVVERFGQFDKVLEPGWHFIIPFVDFVRKRVSTKQQILDVQPQSVITKDNVKILVDNVIFYKLLNARDAVYNIEDYKSGIVYSATTNMRNILGNMTLDEILSGRDSINQDLLSIIDEVTDAYGIKILSVEIKNIVPPDEIQQAMEKQMRAERDKRAMILQAEGLRQSQIEKAEGEKQAKILSAEAEKQANIRRAEGLKESQLLEAEGKANAIEQIAIAESEAIRKVNKAIIESGTNETVIALKQVEALVEMSKNPANKLILPNETLSSLGSIAAIGEMIKGNK; translated from the coding sequence ATGACTTTAATAATAGTTTTAGGCGTAATATTATTATTGGCTTTGGCAATAGTATTAGCATCGATAAAAATTGTAAATACAGGTTATTTATGTGTTGTAGAAAGATTTGGACAATTTGACAAGGTATTAGAGCCTGGCTGGCATTTTATAATACCATTTGTAGATTTTGTTAGAAAAAGAGTTTCAACAAAACAACAAATATTAGATGTTCAACCACAATCAGTGATAACAAAGGACAATGTTAAAATTTTAGTAGATAATGTTATCTTCTATAAATTATTAAATGCAAGAGATGCAGTGTATAACATAGAAGATTATAAATCGGGTATAGTATATTCAGCTACAACAAATATGAGAAATATACTTGGTAATATGACATTAGATGAAATTTTATCAGGAAGAGATTCTATAAACCAAGATCTTTTAAGTATTATTGATGAAGTTACTGATGCATATGGTATAAAAATACTTTCAGTAGAAATTAAAAATATAGTTCCACCAGATGAAATTCAACAAGCTATGGAAAAACAAATGAGAGCTGAAAGAGATAAGAGAGCTATGATTCTTCAAGCAGAAGGTTTAAGACAATCTCAAATAGAAAAAGCAGAAGGAGAAAAACAAGCTAAAATATTATCAGCAGAGGCAGAGAAACAAGCTAATATAAGAAGAGCAGAAGGTTTAAAAGAATCTCAATTATTAGAAGCAGAAGGTAAAGCAAATGCTATAGAACAAATAGCTATTGCAGAATCAGAAGCTATTAGAAAAGTAAATAAAGCTATTATTGAATCAGGTACAAATGAAACTGTTATAGCTTTAAAACAAGTTGAGGCTCTTGTAGAAATGTCTAAGAATCCAGCTAATAAGCTTATATTACCAAATGAAACCCTATCATCTCTTGGAAGTATAGCTGCAATTGGAGAAATGATTAAGGGAAACAAATAA
- a CDS encoding EcsC family protein yields the protein MKDKDFKEERVILNQKNKLIKMENKILNKKENIYIKNKILPIREKLEEKIPAKMMDTFQKAFEKGFYYVFEKGTGIIEKSYNSEKLRNEADINEYILSKQINNKNINRIDKNVRKSAFINKGITTIEGIGFGALGIGLPDIPVFIGIILKTVYEICLSYGFNYDSEEERVFILNIICASANKTPERIIYSNEADRIGYNIDKNFQSIVDMNKMVEVTSINLSQNIILSKVIQGVPIIGVYGGISNYILIRDISEIASIKYKKRMLSKL from the coding sequence ATGAAAGATAAAGATTTTAAAGAAGAAAGAGTTATACTTAATCAAAAAAATAAGTTAATAAAAATGGAAAATAAGATTTTGAACAAAAAGGAAAATATTTATATAAAAAATAAGATATTGCCAATAAGAGAAAAACTAGAAGAAAAGATTCCGGCTAAGATGATGGATACATTTCAAAAAGCTTTTGAAAAAGGATTTTATTATGTTTTTGAAAAAGGAACTGGAATAATAGAAAAGAGTTATAATTCAGAGAAATTAAGAAATGAAGCTGATATAAATGAATATATATTATCTAAGCAAATAAATAATAAAAATATAAATAGAATAGATAAAAATGTAAGAAAAAGTGCATTTATAAACAAAGGTATAACAACTATAGAGGGAATAGGATTCGGAGCATTGGGAATAGGGCTTCCAGATATACCAGTTTTTATAGGGATAATCTTAAAAACTGTATACGAAATTTGTTTAAGTTATGGTTTTAATTATGATTCAGAAGAAGAGAGAGTTTTTATTTTAAATATAATTTGTGCAAGCGCAAATAAAACACCAGAAAGAATTATATATTCTAATGAAGCAGATAGAATTGGATATAATATTGATAAGAATTTTCAGAGTATAGTAGACATGAATAAGATGGTAGAAGTAACTTCTATAAACCTATCTCAAAATATAATTTTATCTAAAGTTATACAAGGGGTTCCTATTATTGGTGTATATGGTGGTATTTCAAATTACATCTTAATAAGAGATATAAGCGAAATAGCAAGTATAAAGTATAAAAAGAGAATGTTATCTAAATTGTAA
- a CDS encoding amino acid ABC transporter substrate-binding protein: MKINTLIKKITIVAIIATLGTSLVACTGTTQNKASETKTTGSTLDKDELVVGLDDTFVPMGFKDESGKIVGFDVELADAVAKKLNKKIKFQSIDWSMKETELANGNIDLIWNGYSITDERKQKVEFSKPYLNNTQVIVTLADSNIKSKADLAGKKVGAQTGSTAVDAVEEDGDTIKGFDGGNLVTFEDNNSALMDLEAKRLDAIVVDEILARYYMKARGTEKYKILDENFGKEQYGVGIRKGDTKFVDAFNKALDEAIADKTAGEISKKWFEDDIIVK; this comes from the coding sequence ATGAAAATTAATACTTTAATAAAGAAAATAACGATAGTTGCTATTATAGCTACGCTAGGAACAAGTTTAGTTGCATGTACAGGAACTACTCAAAATAAAGCTTCAGAAACAAAGACTACAGGAAGCACATTAGATAAAGATGAATTAGTAGTAGGTTTAGATGATACTTTTGTTCCAATGGGATTTAAAGATGAAAGTGGAAAAATAGTTGGATTTGATGTAGAACTAGCAGATGCAGTTGCTAAAAAACTTAATAAAAAAATTAAATTCCAATCAATTGACTGGAGTATGAAAGAAACAGAATTAGCTAATGGAAATATAGATTTAATATGGAATGGATATTCAATTACTGATGAAAGAAAACAAAAAGTTGAATTTTCAAAACCGTACTTAAATAACACTCAAGTTATAGTAACATTAGCAGATTCCAATATAAAATCTAAAGCTGATTTAGCAGGGAAAAAAGTTGGTGCTCAAACTGGATCTACTGCAGTTGATGCTGTAGAAGAAGATGGAGACACAATAAAGGGTTTTGATGGCGGTAATCTTGTTACATTTGAAGATAATAATTCTGCATTAATGGATTTAGAAGCAAAAAGATTAGATGCTATTGTTGTAGATGAAATTTTAGCTAGATATTATATGAAAGCAAGAGGAACAGAAAAATATAAAATCCTAGATGAAAATTTCGGTAAAGAACAATATGGAGTAGGAATTAGAAAAGGTGATACTAAATTTGTAGATGCTTTTAATAAAGCATTAGATGAAGCAATTGCTGATAAAACTGCTGGAGAAATATCTAAGAAGTGGTTTGAAGATGATATAATTGTTAAATAA
- a CDS encoding amino acid ABC transporter permease: MTYILEIMPQVLEGLKVTLEIFALTLILSIPLGIVVAVMRTSKLLIIRQISGIYVLIMRGTPLLLQIIIIFFGLPIVGITFDRFPAAILAFTLNYGAYFGEIFRSGIMSIDDGQVEGAQVLGLSSKNIFFRIILPQAFKRVIPPVANEITTLVKDTSLVYVLGLDEMLKIGKMAANRDVSLMPLLIVGVVYLIVIAILSQVLKKIEEKYDYYK; this comes from the coding sequence TTGACTTATATTTTAGAAATAATGCCTCAAGTATTAGAGGGGCTTAAAGTCACATTAGAAATTTTTGCATTAACATTAATATTATCTATTCCACTGGGAATAGTAGTTGCTGTGATGAGAACATCTAAATTGCTAATAATAAGACAAATAAGTGGGATATATGTTCTTATAATGAGAGGTACTCCTTTATTGCTACAGATTATTATAATCTTTTTTGGATTGCCTATAGTTGGTATAACTTTTGATAGGTTTCCAGCTGCAATTTTAGCATTTACTTTGAATTACGGCGCTTACTTTGGGGAAATATTTAGATCGGGAATAATGTCTATTGATGATGGACAAGTTGAAGGAGCTCAAGTTTTAGGTTTAAGCTCAAAAAATATATTTTTTAGAATTATACTTCCACAAGCATTTAAAAGAGTTATTCCACCAGTTGCAAATGAAATAACAACTTTAGTGAAGGATACTTCTTTGGTTTATGTATTGGGATTAGATGAAATGCTAAAGATAGGAAAAATGGCTGCAAATAGAGATGTTTCATTAATGCCACTTTTAATAGTTGGAGTTGTATACTTAATAGTAATAGCAATTCTTAGCCAAGTATTAAAGAAAATTGAAGAAAAATATGACTATTATAAGTAA
- a CDS encoding polar amino acid ABC transporter ATP-binding protein, which translates to MLKVNNIKKKFGDTEVLKGVNLEIKQGEILVVVGHSGGGKTTLLRCVNALEHCDEGDIEVNGKILCKDGKYVEKKSLKEIRKDIGLVFQNFNLFPHMTVLENLIEAPQRVFGWTKEEAIKKAEETLGFLDLLEKKDNYPFELSGGQKQRVAIGRALVLEPKIMCFDEPTSALDPGLTGEVANLIKSLSVKGMSMMIITHDMDFAKKVADRIVSMNAGKLQDGLIFED; encoded by the coding sequence ATGCTTAAAGTTAACAATATAAAAAAGAAATTTGGGGATACAGAAGTCTTAAAAGGTGTTAATCTTGAAATAAAACAAGGTGAAATATTAGTTGTTGTAGGTCATTCAGGTGGTGGAAAAACTACATTACTTAGATGTGTAAATGCATTAGAACACTGTGATGAAGGCGACATAGAAGTAAACGGAAAAATTCTATGCAAGGATGGAAAGTATGTAGAGAAAAAAAGTCTCAAAGAAATAAGAAAAGACATAGGACTAGTATTTCAAAATTTTAACTTGTTTCCACATATGACTGTTTTAGAGAATTTAATAGAAGCACCTCAAAGAGTATTTGGATGGACAAAGGAAGAAGCAATTAAAAAGGCGGAAGAAACTCTTGGATTTTTAGATTTATTAGAAAAAAAGGATAATTATCCTTTTGAATTATCTGGTGGACAAAAGCAAAGAGTTGCTATTGGTAGAGCACTAGTGTTAGAACCTAAAATAATGTGTTTTGATGAACCAACTTCTGCATTAGACCCAGGACTCACTGGAGAAGTTGCAAATTTAATAAAGAGTTTAAGTGTAAAAGGTATGAGCATGATGATTATAACTCATGATATGGATTTTGCTAAAAAAGTAGCGGATAGAATAGTTTCTATGAATGCAGGAAAACTTCAAGATGGTTTGATTTTTGAAGATTAG
- a CDS encoding cytochrome C551 produces MDDRTLVCKDCGKEFIFTAGEQEFYKEKGFENDPVRCPDCRRARKQERNNRNYDR; encoded by the coding sequence ATGGATGATAGAACTCTAGTATGCAAAGATTGTGGAAAGGAATTTATTTTCACAGCAGGAGAACAAGAATTTTACAAGGAAAAAGGATTTGAAAATGATCCTGTTAGATGTCCTGATTGTAGAAGAGCTAGAAAGCAAGAAAGAAACAATAGAAATTACGACAGATAG
- a CDS encoding phosphoribosylformylglycinamidine synthase, with protein sequence MLDIRSVFVEKKNGFNVEAQSLLNDFKDNLGVAGLENVRLVNKYIISDISQEYYNKALHTIFSEATVDVVYEAELPIKEGEVAFGVEFLPGQYDQRADSASECLALLTAEDKVEIKSAKIVILKGNLSQKDIEKIKNYYINPVDSREVDINNKDLSTLSNIPKDVQILDKFTQKTLEQLKEFHSEQGLAMSTSDLVMIQDYFKEEKREPSITEIKVIDTYWSDHCRHTTFSTILEDVQIEDNKYTNPIKASYEGYIKSREYVYGEKEKNKTLMDMAVIAMKELRKRGKLEDLDISEEINACSINVKIETDKGMEDYLVMFKNETHNHPTEIEPFGGAATCLGGAIRDPLSGRTYVYQAMRVTGAADPTVAIEDTLEGKLPQRKIVLGAAHGYSSYGNQIGLATGQVEEVYHPNYAAKRMEVGAVIAAAPKENVVREEPKLGDVIILLGGRTGRDGVGGATGSSKEHTVDSINECGAEVQKGNAPTERKIQRLFRNSKVAKMIKRCNDFGAGGVSVAIGELCRGLDIDLDKVPKKYDGLDGTELAVSESQERMAVVVTKENADEFIRLCNEENLEANLVANVTDTDRLRLFWRGKQIVDLKRTFLDTNGATQRTNVTVKAPKEYPYTIADINVKEEWINNLKKLNVSSKQGLSERFDATIGGGTVLMPFGGKYAKTPAEGMAAKIPVLHGESKDATLMTFGFNPELGTWSPYHMAYYSVIESLTKLAAMGGDYRRARLTFQEYFERLGSEASRWGKPFAALLGAYNAQMAFEIPAIGGKDSMSGSFGDLDVPPTLVSFAVGVEKAKNVISPEFKGVGSSLVLLETEKLEDGTINIDRLKKNLDVLYTLIQDKKVISASAIKFGGVSEALTKMTLGNRIGVEFESLTKNELFAFNYGTIILEVKKGINIEEEFKNCLYKMVGKTIDSATIVSKEYDLNLNVCDLEKTYEEKLTSVFKIKTADVNEKIETVLYDNKSVLSPKFKIAKPRVVIPVFPGNNCEYDCARAFEKEGAEVTQVVFRNITKEALTESIDRLAKEISNSQILMIPGGFSAGDEPDGSGKFIANALRNEKIMNSVMELLKNRDGLAIGICNGFQALIKLGLVPYGEIVDIKEDMATLTYNNINRHMSSIITTKVVSNKSPWFNEVNLGDMHSVAISHGEGRFVAPESLIKELIKNGQVATQYVDFDGNVSLNMPFNPNGSMYGIEGITSPDGRVLGKMAHSERIGSDLYRNIPGDFDQKIFKAGVKYFK encoded by the coding sequence ATGTTAGATATTAGAAGCGTATTCGTTGAAAAGAAAAATGGATTTAATGTAGAGGCTCAAAGTTTGTTAAATGATTTTAAAGATAACTTAGGAGTAGCTGGATTAGAAAATGTAAGACTTGTTAATAAATATATTATTTCAGATATATCTCAAGAATATTACAATAAGGCATTACATACAATTTTTTCTGAAGCAACTGTAGATGTAGTTTATGAAGCAGAATTACCAATTAAGGAAGGTGAAGTAGCTTTCGGCGTAGAATTTTTACCTGGTCAATATGATCAAAGGGCAGATTCAGCTTCTGAGTGTTTAGCTCTTTTAACAGCAGAAGATAAGGTGGAAATTAAAAGTGCTAAAATAGTTATATTAAAAGGAAACCTCTCACAAAAAGATATTGAAAAAATTAAAAATTATTATATAAATCCAGTGGATTCACGAGAAGTTGATATAAATAATAAAGATTTATCAACACTTTCAAACATACCTAAAGATGTTCAAATCTTAGATAAATTTACCCAAAAGACTTTAGAACAATTAAAAGAATTCCATAGTGAACAAGGTTTAGCTATGAGTACTTCCGATCTTGTTATGATCCAAGATTACTTTAAAGAAGAGAAGAGAGAACCAAGTATAACTGAAATTAAGGTTATAGATACATATTGGTCAGATCACTGTAGACATACAACATTTTCTACAATATTAGAAGATGTACAAATTGAAGATAACAAGTATACAAATCCTATAAAAGCAAGTTATGAAGGATATATAAAATCAAGAGAATATGTTTATGGGGAAAAAGAGAAAAACAAAACTCTTATGGACATGGCTGTAATTGCAATGAAGGAACTTAGAAAAAGAGGTAAACTTGAAGATTTAGATATTTCTGAAGAAATAAATGCTTGTTCAATTAATGTAAAAATTGAAACAGACAAAGGCATGGAAGACTATTTAGTAATGTTTAAAAATGAAACACATAATCATCCAACAGAAATTGAACCTTTTGGTGGCGCAGCAACTTGTCTCGGAGGAGCTATTAGAGATCCACTTTCAGGAAGAACTTATGTATATCAAGCAATGAGAGTTACAGGAGCAGCAGATCCAACAGTTGCAATTGAAGATACATTAGAAGGTAAACTTCCTCAAAGAAAGATAGTACTCGGAGCAGCACACGGATATAGTTCATATGGAAATCAAATTGGTCTTGCAACAGGTCAAGTTGAAGAAGTATATCATCCAAATTATGCAGCTAAAAGAATGGAAGTTGGAGCAGTTATTGCAGCAGCTCCAAAAGAAAATGTAGTAAGAGAAGAGCCTAAGCTAGGTGATGTAATAATTTTACTAGGTGGAAGAACAGGTAGAGATGGTGTTGGTGGAGCTACAGGTTCATCTAAGGAACATACAGTAGATTCAATTAACGAATGTGGAGCAGAAGTTCAAAAGGGAAATGCACCTACTGAAAGAAAAATTCAAAGATTATTTAGAAATTCAAAAGTAGCAAAAATGATTAAGAGATGTAATGACTTTGGTGCTGGTGGAGTTTCAGTGGCAATCGGAGAACTTTGCAGAGGGTTAGATATAGATTTAGATAAGGTTCCTAAGAAATATGATGGATTAGATGGAACAGAACTTGCAGTTTCAGAATCACAAGAAAGAATGGCAGTTGTGGTAACAAAAGAAAATGCAGACGAGTTTATAAGACTTTGTAATGAAGAAAATTTAGAAGCTAATTTAGTAGCTAATGTTACTGATACAGATAGACTCAGATTATTCTGGAGAGGGAAACAAATTGTTGATTTAAAGAGAACCTTCTTAGATACAAATGGAGCTACTCAAAGAACAAATGTTACAGTTAAAGCACCTAAAGAATATCCATATACAATAGCAGATATAAATGTTAAAGAAGAATGGATAAATAACTTAAAGAAATTAAATGTATCATCTAAACAAGGATTATCAGAAAGATTTGATGCAACAATTGGTGGAGGAACAGTGCTTATGCCATTTGGTGGTAAATATGCAAAAACTCCAGCAGAAGGTATGGCAGCTAAAATTCCAGTACTTCATGGAGAAAGCAAAGATGCTACATTAATGACATTTGGATTTAATCCAGAACTAGGAACTTGGAGTCCATATCATATGGCATATTATTCAGTAATTGAAAGTTTAACAAAACTTGCAGCTATGGGTGGCGATTACAGACGTGCCAGATTAACATTCCAAGAATACTTTGAAAGATTAGGGAGTGAAGCTTCAAGATGGGGAAAACCATTTGCAGCATTGCTTGGTGCATATAACGCACAAATGGCATTTGAAATTCCAGCAATTGGTGGTAAAGATTCAATGTCAGGAAGTTTTGGAGATTTAGATGTACCTCCAACACTAGTATCTTTCGCAGTTGGAGTTGAAAAAGCTAAAAATGTAATATCACCAGAATTTAAAGGAGTAGGATCAAGTTTAGTTTTACTTGAAACTGAAAAATTGGAAGATGGAACTATAAATATAGATAGGCTTAAGAAAAATTTAGATGTTCTTTATACATTAATACAAGATAAAAAAGTAATTTCTGCATCTGCTATTAAATTTGGCGGAGTTTCAGAAGCTCTTACTAAAATGACACTTGGAAATAGAATTGGAGTTGAATTTGAGAGTTTAACTAAAAATGAATTATTTGCTTTCAACTATGGAACTATAATATTGGAAGTTAAAAAGGGTATTAATATAGAAGAAGAATTTAAAAATTGTCTTTACAAAATGGTTGGTAAGACAATAGATTCTGCAACTATAGTAAGTAAAGAATATGACTTAAACTTAAATGTTTGTGATTTAGAAAAAACATATGAGGAAAAATTAACTTCAGTATTTAAGATTAAAACTGCAGATGTTAATGAAAAAATTGAAACAGTTTTATATGATAATAAATCTGTACTTTCTCCTAAGTTTAAAATAGCTAAACCAAGAGTAGTAATTCCAGTGTTCCCAGGGAATAACTGTGAATATGATTGTGCTAGAGCCTTTGAAAAAGAAGGCGCAGAAGTAACTCAAGTTGTATTTAGAAATATCACTAAAGAAGCACTTACTGAATCAATAGATAGACTTGCAAAAGAAATAAGTAATTCTCAAATTCTTATGATTCCAGGAGGTTTCTCTGCAGGTGATGAACCAGATGGTTCAGGTAAGTTTATTGCAAATGCTCTTAGAAATGAAAAGATAATGAATAGCGTAATGGAATTACTTAAAAATAGAGATGGATTAGCTATAGGTATTTGTAACGGCTTCCAAGCATTAATCAAATTAGGATTAGTGCCATATGGAGAAATAGTAGATATAAAAGAAGATATGGCAACATTAACTTATAATAATATAAATAGACATATGTCCTCAATTATCACAACAAAAGTAGTTTCAAATAAATCACCTTGGTTTAATGAAGTTAATCTAGGAGATATGCACTCAGTTGCAATTTCACACGGTGAAGGAAGATTTGTTGCACCAGAAAGCTTAATTAAAGAATTAATTAAAAATGGCCAAGTTGCAACACAATATGTTGACTTTGATGGAAATGTATCATTGAATATGCCGTTTAATCCAAATGGTTCAATGTACGGAATTGAAGGTATAACAAGTCCAGATGGAAGAGTTCTAGGTAAGATGGCTCATAGTGAAAGAATTGGGTCAGATTTATATAGAAATATTCCAGGAGACTTTGATCAAAAGATTTTCAAAGCAGGCGTAAAATATTTTAAGTAG
- the purE gene encoding 5-(carboxyamino)imidazole ribonucleotide mutase, whose translation MQVGIFFGSKSDTEVMRGAANALKEFGIEYKAFVLSAHRVPEKLEETLQEIEAQGCQVIIAGAGLAAHLPGVIASKTILPVIGVPVKAALEGVDALYSIVQMPKSIPVATVGINNSYNAGMLAVQMLSVNNEELKNKLKQFRIDMKKKFIEDNAEGVEL comes from the coding sequence ATGCAAGTAGGTATATTTTTTGGAAGTAAGTCTGATACAGAAGTTATGAGAGGAGCTGCCAATGCTTTAAAAGAATTTGGAATAGAATATAAAGCATTTGTGCTTTCAGCTCATAGAGTACCAGAAAAATTAGAAGAAACGCTTCAAGAAATTGAAGCACAAGGATGTCAAGTTATAATTGCTGGAGCAGGTTTAGCTGCACATTTGCCAGGAGTTATAGCATCAAAGACAATACTTCCTGTAATAGGGGTTCCTGTTAAGGCAGCACTTGAAGGTGTAGATGCACTTTATTCTATAGTGCAAATGCCAAAATCAATTCCAGTTGCAACTGTTGGGATTAACAACAGCTACAATGCAGGAATGTTAGCAGTTCAAATGTTATCAGTTAATAATGAAGAATTAAAAAACAAATTAAAACAATTTAGAATAGATATGAAAAAAAAATTTATTGAGGACAATGCGGAAGGGGTAGAACTATAA